Part of the Angustibacter luteus genome, ACCTGGCCGTGGTGACCTACCGGGAGCGAACTCACCAGGAGGCGACGGCGATGAGTCTCGAGACCGGTCTGCGCACGCTCCTGGTCGTGTCCTTGGTGGCCACCCTGGCGCCGTTCGTCGCCGGCCTGCTGCACGCGGCCAAGGTGCCGCAGGTCGTGGTGCTGATCCTGGGCGGGATCCTGATCGGCCCTGAGGTCCTGGACCTGGCCGACCGCGCGGACATCTCGTTGCTGGCCAACATCGGGCTGGGGTTCCTGTTCCTGATGGCGGGCTACGAGCTCGAGCTGGAGCTGTTCCGCGAGCGCGGCGGCCGGCGAGCGGTGGTCGCCTGGTTCGTGACGGCCGTCATCGCCGTGGCGGTGACCGGCGTCCTGGCGGCCCTGGGCTTCGTGCACGCCTTCGTGCCGGTGGCGCTGGGGCTCACCACGACGGCCTTCGGCACGCTGCTGCCGATCCTGCGCGACAACGACATGCTGTCCGGTTCGTTCCGGCACTACGTGCTCCCGGCGGGGGCGGTGGGCGAGTTCCTGCCGATCGTGGGGATCGCGATCTTCCTCAGCGCCAACGGCAAGGTCCTCGGCCTGGTGTCGCTGCTGGCGATGGGCGTGGTGGCGCTGGCGCTCACGTACGTCCCGCGACTGGCGCGCAGCAAGCGGTTCGCCACCATCGCGCGCGAGGGCGAGCACGCGACGTCCCAGACGACCCTGCGGTTCACGCTCACGTTGCTGTTCGCCCTGCTGCTGGTCGCGAGCAACTTCGGGCTGGACGTCGTCCTCGGCGCATTCCTGGCCGGCGTGGTCCTCAAGCGGTGGGCCCCCGGCGACGTGCACTCGCTGGAGACCAAGCTGGACGCCGTGGGCTACGGCTTCTTCATCCCGGTCTTCTTCGTGTCCTCCGGGATGGGTCTGGACCTGCGCTCCATCGCCGAGAACCCGTGGCGGCTGCTGGTCTTCTTCGTCCTGCTGCTGCTGGTCCGCGGGTTGCCCGCACTGGCGCTCTACCGCGGT contains:
- a CDS encoding cation:proton antiporter, which translates into the protein MSLETGLRTLLVVSLVATLAPFVAGLLHAAKVPQVVVLILGGILIGPEVLDLADRADISLLANIGLGFLFLMAGYELELELFRERGGRRAVVAWFVTAVIAVAVTGVLAALGFVHAFVPVALGLTTTAFGTLLPILRDNDMLSGSFRHYVLPAGAVGEFLPIVGIAIFLSANGKVLGLVSLLAMGVVALALTYVPRLARSKRFATIAREGEHATSQTTLRFTLTLLFALLLVASNFGLDVVLGAFLAGVVLKRWAPGDVHSLETKLDAVGYGFFIPVFFVSSGMGLDLRSIAENPWRLLVFFVLLLLVRGLPALALYRGLLPLPQRFQMMFLTATALPLLVALSEIGLSTGHMLPANAAALVGAGVLSVMVFPGVAVALNRYSGSASDPANPAPADAEPEAAG